In Anomalospiza imberbis isolate Cuckoo-Finch-1a 21T00152 unplaced genomic scaffold, ASM3175350v1 scaffold_105, whole genome shotgun sequence, the following are encoded in one genomic region:
- the LOC137465725 gene encoding sentrin-specific protease 3-like gives LRALRLLRLLLARPGLWGGRGARPRAAGGRGTRKATPLPGRRRPRPEGGQEVTKEEEDGPVVGGASFTTPPLTDLLPLPHPLAPPLLHERAGLGEGGDEGPLLNGLGGGGVGAGPLPGCPSPPHAPPPACPGPILISNVTGGGGAELEPRPSPGSGHATSATPPPRAPPPGQSSPPLREEHVTCVQSILDEFLQAYGSLIPVSADEVVEKLEDIFQQEFSTPQRRGSVQQLLQSYQRLPGSALLRGFRVSYKRHVLTMDDLQTLYGPNWLNDQVMNMYGDLVMDAVPDKVHFFNSFFYDKLRTRGYEGVQRWTKNVDIFGKELLLIPIHLEVHWSLVAVDVVRRTITYFDSQRTLNRRCPKHICRYLQAEADKKERPDFREGWRGAFKMNVARQNNDSDCGAFVLQYCKFLALGRPFSFTQQDMPHLRRLMYKELCHCQLAL, from the exons ctgcgggcgctgcggctCCTGCGCCTCCTCCTGGCCCgcccggggctctggggggggaggggcgcccGCCCCCGCGCCGCGGGGGGGAGGGGCACCCGCAAGGCCACGCCCCTCCCCGGCCgacgccggccccgccccgaGGGCGGCCAGGAAGTGACAAAAGAGGAGGAGGACGGGCCGGTGGTGGGAGGGGCTTCCTTCACCACGCCCCCCCTGACGGACCTgctgcccctcccccacccgCTGGCACCGCCCCTCCTTCATGAGagggcggggctgggggagggcgGGGAtgaag GTCCCCTCCTGAATGGGctgggggggggtggggtgggggcgGGGCCTCTCCCGGGCTGCCCCTCCCCCCCGCACGCCCCTCCCCCCGCCTGCCCGGGCCCCATCCTGATCAGCAACGTCaccggagggggcggggctgaACTCGAGCCACGCCCCTCACCTGGATCCGGCCACGCCACTTCGGCCACGCCCCCGCCACGGGCCCCGCCCCCCGGGCAGTCCAGCCCGCCCCTGCGGGAGGAGCACGTGACCTGCGTGCAGA GCATCCTGGACGAGTTCCTGCAGGCCTACGGGAGCCTCATCCCCGTCAGCGCCGACGAGGTCGTGGAGAAGCTCGAGGACATTTTCCAGCAGGAGTTCAGCACCCCCCAGAG GCGGGGCTCggtgcagcagctcctccagtcCTACCAGCGCCTGCCGGGCTCGGCACTGCTCCGCGGCTTCCGCGTCAGCTACAAACGCCACGTGCTCACCATGGACGACCTGCAGACGCTCTACGGCCCCAACTGGCTCAACGACCAG GTGATGAACATGTACGGGGACCTGGTCATGGACGCCGTGCCCGACAAG gTGCACTTCTTCAACTCCTTTTTCTACGACAAACTCCGCACCCGAGGCTACGAGGGCGTGCAGCGCTGGACCAAGAAC GTGGACATTTTcggcaaggagctgctgctgatccccATCCACCTGGAGGTGCACTGGTCGCTGGTGGCCGTGGACGTGGTGCGCCGCACCATCACCTACTTCGACTCGCAGCGCACGCTCAACCGCCGCTGCCCCAAG CACATCTGCCGCTACCTGCAGGCCGAGGCTGACAAGAAGGAGCGGCCGGACTTCCGCGAGGGCTGGAGGGGCGCCTTCAAAATG AACGTCGCCCGGCAGAACAACGACAGCGACTGCGGCGCCTTTGTGTTGCAG TACTGCAAGTTCCTGGCGCTGGGGCGCCCGTTCAGCTTCACGCAGCAGGACATGCCGCACCTGCGCCGCCTGATGTACAAGGAGCTCTGCCACTGCCAGCTCGCCCTCTGA
- the LOC137465724 gene encoding acetylcholine receptor subunit beta-like: MAALALGPPPHLPPPPPPPPPGAGPRAGATPRLSWDPREHGGVAVLRLPAEHIWLPDVGLDNNNDGEFGVSLGVRAIVTPDGAVTWRPPALFRSRCPIRVSHFPFDWQNCSLNFRSGSYGPGELRLRPGGPGGPWGAQVALPPDFQENGQWTLVHRSGGTWGPAAAPAGVAFHLVLRRKPLFYLATVLVPCVLITLLAVGVFHLPPDAGEKMSLSLFALLTLTVFLLLLADKVPATSLQVPLIGRYLTGTLVLLALVVALSVGVLNVHHRSPGTHHLPGWARQVFLQRLPPLLGLRPSPSAPAPSAPASAPPPRTSDAY; encoded by the exons ATGGCCGCGCTCGCGCTCGGACCCCCCcctcaccttcctcctcctcctcctcctcctcctcctggagCCGGACCTCG agctggCGCGACCCCCCGGCTCTCCTGGGACCCCCGCGAGCACGGGGGGGTGGCGGTGCTGCGGCTGCCGGCCGAGCACATCTGGCTGCCAGATGTGGGGCTGGACAACAA caATGATGGGGAATTCGGCGTGTCCCTGGGGGTCCGGGCCATCGTGACCCCCGACGGCGCCGTCACCTGGAGACCCCCGGCGCTGTTCCGGAGCCGCTGCCCCATCCGG GTGTCGCACTTCCCCTTCGACTGGCAGAACTGCTCCCTCAACTTCCGCTCGGGCTCCTACGGCCCCGGGGAGCTGCGGCTGCgcccggggggcccgggggggccCTGGGGGGCGCAGGTGGCACTGCCCCCCGACTTCCAGG aaaATGGGCAGTGGACCCTGGTGCACCGCTCGGGGGGCACCTGGGGCCCGGCGGCCGCGCCCGCGGGGGTCGCGTTCCACCTGGTGCTGCGCCGGAAGCCGCTCTTCTACCTGGCCACGGTGCTGGTGCCCTGCGTGCTGATCACGCTGCTGGCCGTGGGCGTGTTCCACCTGCCCCCCGACGCAG GTGAGAAGATGTCGCTGTCCCTGTTCGCACTGCTCACCTTGACggtgttcctgctgctcctggccgACAAGGTGCCGGCCACATCGCTGCAGGTGCCGCTCATCGGCCGATACCTGACGGGCACCTTGGTGCTGCTGGCGCTGGTGGTGGCGCTGAGCGTGGGCGTGCTCAACGTGCACCACCGCTCACCTGGCACCCACCACCTGCCCGGGTGGGCCCGACAG GTGTTCCTGCAGCGCCTCCCTCCCTTGCTGGGCCTGCGCCCCTCCCCCTCCgcccccgccccctccgccccCGCCTCCGCCCCGCCCCCCCGCACCTCGGACGCGTAT
- the LOC137465723 gene encoding LOW QUALITY PROTEIN: fibroblast growth factor 11-like (The sequence of the model RefSeq protein was modified relative to this genomic sequence to represent the inferred CDS: inserted 1 base in 1 codon; deleted 2 bases in 2 codons), which yields MGPDGRLDGTWEEAGPGTLFNLIPVGXRVVAIQGTRAGRYVAMNGAGVVYTSVHFTPECRFKECVFENYHVLYASALYRQRRSGRAWYLGLDRHGRPWPGPRVRKDKAAAHFLPQLLEVALYREPSLHEVEEPPGTPPPPATPPPPPGTPPPPPGTPPGDL from the exons ATGGGCCCGGACGGGCGGCTGGACGGCACCTGGGAGGAGGCGGGGCCTGGCA CACTGTTTAACCTGATCCCGGTCG TCCGTGTTGTGGCCATCCAGGGCACCCGGGCGGGGCGTTACGTGGCCATGAATGGGGCCGGCGTCGTCTACACCTCC GTGCACTTCACGCCCGAGTGCCGCTTCAAGGAGTGCGTGTTCGAGAACTACCACGTGCTCTACGCCTCGGCGCTCTAC CGGCAGCGCCGCTCGGGCCGCGCCTGGTACCTGGGGCTGGAC CGGCACGGGCGGCCATGGCCGGGCCCCCGCGTGCGCAAGGACAAGGCCGCGGCGCActtcctgccccagctgctggagg TGGCGCTGTACCGGGAGCCGTCCCTGCACGAGGTCGAGGAGCCCCcggggacccctcccccaccGGCGACCCCTCCCCCAccacctgggacccctcccccccctccggGGACACCCCCCGGTGACCTCTGA